A genomic stretch from Lathyrus oleraceus cultivar Zhongwan6 chromosome 2, CAAS_Psat_ZW6_1.0, whole genome shotgun sequence includes:
- the LOC127120429 gene encoding uncharacterized protein LOC127120429: MASGSESFVIMSSSPYYLNPLDDRRTTLSDDLLTRKNYWKWWKSAKLALFAKNKLGFVDGTIKKPLESSPEFHAWEKADSMVYAWIVNSIDPSLHDIIFHVPTARDLWKNLQQRFYKGDQPRVRELYKSLRYVTQEPNMPLNDYYHNYSSMMEELAEQLPPLECVGEDTKIFLLFQEDLLTRKFVLGLDDRFSHMTVSLLNYNPMPPLRTVFDRVLSEDARLTLDKCKKITSS, encoded by the coding sequence ATGGCCTCCGGCAGTGAATCCTTCGTTATCATGTCATCTTCTCCGTATTATCTAAACCCCTTAGATGATCGCAGAACCACATTGTCAGATGATCTTCTCACCAGAAAAAACTATTGGAAGTGGTGGAAGTCGGCCAAACTCGCACTGTTTGCAAAAAACAAGCTGGGTTTTGTGGATGGAACCATCAAGAAACCGTTGGAATCATCTCCGGAGTTCCATGCCTGGGAGAAAGCTGACTCCATGGTCTATGCATGGATCGTCAACTCAATAGATCCTTCACTACATGACATCATATTTCATGTGCCTACGGCAAGAGATCTTTGGAAAAATTTGCAGCAAAGGTTCTATAAAGGTGATCAACCACGTGTTCGCGAGTTATACAAAAGTTTGCGTTACGTTACACAAGAACCTAACATGCCCCTGAATGATTATTATCACAATTACTCGAGTATGATGGAGGAGCTCGCTGAACAACTACCGCCGCTTGAGTGTGTAGGTGAGGATACAAAGATTTTTCTGCTGTTCCAAGAAGACCTTTTGACTAGAAAATTCGTTCTTGGTCTTGATGATCGCTTTTCCCACATGACAGTATCCCTTCTTAACTATAATCCTATGCCACCTTTGAGGACAGTTTTCGATCGTGTATTAAGCGAGGACGCAAGACTCACTCTGGATAAATGCAAGAAAATAACAAGCTCGTAG
- the LOC127120431 gene encoding microtubule-associated protein RP/EB family member 1C produces MATNIGIMDAAYFVGRSEILSWINSLLQLNLSKVEEACSGAVHCQLLDAAHPGIVPMHKVNFDAKSEYEMIQNYKVLQDVFNKLKITKHIEVSKLVKGRPLDNLEFMQWMKRYCDSVNSGQDSYNPFERREVCKGAREVSKRSAHSQPSTKGGSTAAHRPQSSHARRNDVSTVNHSASHGAARVSRSSAPAAAVNPAYDQQVQQITELKLSIDSLEKERDFYFAKLRDIEILGQTPGVENSPVFEAILKILYATDDNGSELAEAQAILAAGLQEANTLSPIAEVSEEKSSSKRKNINNPECDAAGVTNLSPRRRLSDISNVHYEGSPLA; encoded by the exons ATGGCTACCAATATCGGAATAATGGACGCCGCGTACTTCGTCGGTAGATCTGAGATTCTCTCTTGGATCAATTCACTTCTTCAACTCAATCTCTCCAAAGTCGAAGAG GCTTGTTCTGGTGCTGTTCACTGTCAGCTTCTTGATGCCGCTCATCCTGGTATTGTTCCGATGCATAAGGTCAATTTTGATGCCAAGAGTGAGTATGAGATGATTCAGAACTATAAGGTTCTTCAAGATGTTTTCAACAAACTCAAAATCACTAAG CACATTGAGGTTAGTAAGCTAGTGAAAGGAAGACCGTTGGATAATCTGGAGTTCATGCAATGGATGAAACGATACTGCGATTCTGTCAATTCTGGACAGGACAG TTATAATCCTTTTGAGAGGAGAGAAGTATGCAAAGGAGCAAGAGAAGTGAGTAAAAGATCCGCACACTCTCAACCCTCAACTAAGGGTGGTTCCACTGCGGCACACAGGCCTCAATCTTCCCATGCTCGAAGAAATGATGTGTCTACTGTTAACCACTCTGCAAGTCATGGGGCTGCAAGGGTCTCAAGGTCTTCTGCCCCTGCTGCTGCTGTAAACCCTGCTTATGATCAACAGGTGCAACAG ATAACAGAATTGAAGTTATCCATTGATAGCCTTGAGAAGGAACGTGATTTTTACTTTGCGAAGTTGAGGGACATTGAGATTCTTGGTCAGACTCCTGGAGTAGAAAACTCGCCG GTTTTTGAAGCAATCCTGAAGATATTGTATGCTACTGATGACAATGGATCTGAGTTGGCAGAAGCTCAAGCTATACTCGCTGCTGGCCTACAGGAAGCAAATACATTGAGTCCCATTGCTGAGGTTTCTGAAGAGAAGAGCAGTTCTAAGAGAAAGAATATCAACAATCCTGAATGTGATGCTGCTGGTGTCACTAATTTGTCTCCTAGACGGAGGCTTTCTGATATTTCAAATGTTCACTATGAAGGGTCACCTCTAGCATGA
- the LOC127120432 gene encoding uncharacterized protein LOC127120432, producing the protein MNQQANKNNTLNVRSSIEKKVETVDHQSSAGQGQEERKVQVIHQPNSKTSGGVLTGAAEAVASTLQSAKDAISKK; encoded by the exons ATGAATCAACAAGCTAATAAG AACAATACTTTGAATGTACGAAGTTCCATCGAAAAAAAGGTGGAAACAGTCGATCATCAATCTTCGGCAGGGCAAGGACAAGAAGAGAGGAAAGTGCAGGTCATTCATCAACCCAATTCCAAAACCAGTGGTGGTGTTCTTACCGGTGCTGCTGAAGCCGTGGCATCCACTCTACAATCTGCCAAGGATGcaatttcaaaaaaataa
- the LOC127120430 gene encoding ADP-ribosylation factor 2 gives MGLTVSRIMRLFYAKKEMRILMVGLDAAGKTTILYKLKLGEIVTTIPTIGFNVETVEYKNVSFTVWDVGGQDKIRPLWRHYFQNTQGLIFVVDSNDRERILETRDELHRMLSEDELRDATLLVFANKQDLPNALSVAEITDKLGLHSLRQRRWYIQSTCATSGQGLYEGLDWLSSNISNKIR, from the exons ATGGGTTTAACGGTGTCGCGTATAATGAGATTATTTTATGCAAAGAAAGAAATGAGGATTTTGATGGTGGGTCTTGATGCAGCTGGGAAAACAACAATACTCTACAAACTGAAGCTGGGAGAAATTGTCACTACCATACCAACCATAG GCTTCAATGTAGAGACTGTTGAGTATAAAAATGTCAGCTTCACTGTTTGGGATGTTGGAGGACAAGACAAG ATTCGACCGTTGTGGAGGCACTACTTTCAGAATACACAAGGTCTTATCTTTGTTGTAGACAGTAATGATAGAGAAAGAATTTTAGAAACCAGAGATGAGCTTCATAGAATGCTGAGTGAG GATGAACTTCGCGATGCCACTTTACTTGTATTTGCCAATAAGCAAGACCTTCCAAATGCTTTGAGTGTTGCAGAAATTACTGATAAACTTGGCTTACATTCACTCCGTCAGCGCCGTTG GTACATCCAGTCAACTTGTGCCACTTCTGGCCAAGGACTATATGAAGGGCTTGATTGGTTATCAAGTAACATATCTAACAAGATAAGATGA